One window of the Manihot esculenta cultivar AM560-2 chromosome 14, M.esculenta_v8, whole genome shotgun sequence genome contains the following:
- the LOC110630901 gene encoding cytochrome P450 78A5 — protein MSPEFMFECFPFIYRIGSSPYFSLEAILCLFLFVSVFSFWLAPGGLAWALYKIRFNVQSQAAIPGPSGWPFLGMVLAFTGSLTHRVLAKTSHLKSKSLVAFSVGFTRFIISSHPETAKEILNNSAFADRPVKESAYELLFHRAMGFAPFGEYWRNLRRISATHLFSPKRIASFGQFRAEIGQKMVAEIKGLVERDDKIEIRKVLHFGSLNNVMKSVFGRSYEFNDHNNVDACELEGLVSEGYELLGIFNWSDHFPFLGWLDLQGVRKRCRKLASKVNVFVGKIIEEHKMRRADKGRDFDENSDDFVDVLLDLQEENRLSDSDMIAVLWEMIFRGTDTVAILLEWILARMVLHPDIQAKAQSEIDTIVGTSRSICDSDLPNLTYLRAIVKETLRMHPPGPLLSWARLAIHDTHIGSHFIPAGTTAMVNMWSITHDEQFWSDPKEFKPERFMQEDVSIMGSDLRLAPFGSGRRVCPGKAMGLATVELWLAQLLQNLKWVPSESDVDLSENLKLSLEMKNSLVCKAVARVSA, from the exons ATGTCACCAGAATTCATGTTTGAGTGTTTTCCTTTCATCTATCGTATTGGGTCTTCGCCATATTTCAGTTTAGAGGCCATTCTCTGCCTCTTTCTCTTTGTTTCCGTTTTCTCTTTCTGGCTAGCTCCCGGCGGGCTTGCTTGGGCTTTATACAAAATAAGGTTCAATGTTCAATCCCAAGCAGCAATTCCTGGTCCTTCAGGTTGGCCTTTCCTTGGTATGGTCTTGGCTTTTACTGGCTCCTTGACTCACAGAGTTCTCGCTAAGACCTCTCATCTCAAATCAAAGTCTTTGGTAGCATTTTCTGTAGGCTTCACTCGCTTCATTATCTCTAGTCATCCAGAAACAGCTAAAGAGATATTGAACAATTCAGCTTTCGCTGATAGACCTGTTAAAGAATCCGCTTATGAGCTTCTGTTTCACAGAGCAATGGGCTTTGCACCTTTTGGAGAGTACTGGAGGAATTTAAGGAGGATCTCAGCTACCCATTTGTTTAGTCCTAAGAGAATCGCTTCTTTTGGCCAGTTTAGGGCAGAGATAGGGCAGAAAATGGTGGCTGAGATAAAGGGTTTAGTTGAGAGAGATGACAAGATTGAGATTAGGAAGGTGTTGCACTTTGGGTCACTAAACAATGTCATGAAAAGCGTGTTTGGGAGGAGCTATGAGTTCAATGATCACAACAACGTTGATGCCTGTGAACTTGAGGGCTTGGTAAGTGAGGGTTATGAATTACTAGGAATTTTTAACTGGAGTGACCATTTTCCCTTCTTGGGTTGGTTGGATTTGCAAGGAGTGAGGAAGAGATGTAGAAAATTGGCCAGTAAGGTGAATGTTTTTGTAGGGAAGATTATAGAGGAACATAAAATGAGGAGGGCTGACAAAGGAAGAGACTTTGATGAGAATTCTGATGATTTTGTTGATGTGTTGCTGGATTTGCAAGAGGAGAACAGGCTCAGTGACTCTGATATGATTGCTGTTTTATGG GAAATGATCTTTAGGGGTACTGATACGGTGGCAATACTTCTTGAGTGGATTCTTGCAAGAATGGTTCTACACCCAGATATCCAAGCTAAAGCGCAGTCTGAAATCGACACTATCGTCGGCACTAGCCGGTCAATCTGCGATTCTGACCTGCCTAACCTAACTTACCTCCGTGCCATTGTCAAAGAAACATTACGAATGCACCCACCAGGTCCTCTCCTGTCCTGGGCTAGGCTAGCCATCCATGACACGCACATAGGCTCCCATTTTATCCCTGCAGGCACCACTGCAATGGTCAACATGTGGTCCATAACCCATGATGAGCAGTTCTGGTCGGATCCGAAGGAATTTAAGCCGGAAAGGTTCATGCAGGAAGATGTTTCCATCATGGGATCTGATCTCAGGTTGGCTCCCTTTGGTTCAGGTAGAAGGGTTTGTCCTGGTAAGGCTATGGGCTTAGCAACTGTGGAGCTTTGGCTTGCTCAGCTGCTTCAAAACCTGAAGTGGGTGCCAAGTGAATCTGACGTTGATTTGTCTGAAAACCTGAAGCTCTCTTTGGAGATGAAGAACTCCTTAGTGTGCAAAGCTGTGGCTAGGGTTTCTGCCTAA
- the LOC110599595 gene encoding cleavage stimulation factor subunit 50 isoform X2: MQDAKGSSKSFPKHETRHLSEHKNIARCARFSPDGRFVVTGSADTSIKLFEISKIKQMLLSDARDGPVRPVIRTFYDHIQPINDLDFHPQNTILISGAKDHTIKFFDFSKATAKRAFRVIQDTHNVRSVSFHPSGDFLLAGTDHQIPHLYDVNTFQCYLSANAPEIGISGAINQVRYSSTGGMYVTASKDGAIRLWDGVTANCVRSIVNAHGTAEATSVTFTKDQRFVLSCGKDSSVKLWEVSSGRLVKQYLGATHAQLRCQAVFNDTEEFVLSIDEQSNEIVIWDALTAEKVAKWPSNHNGAPRWIEHSPTEAAFISCGTDRSVRFWKEAL, from the exons ATGCAAGATGCAAAAGGTTCATCAAAAAGTTTTCCAAAGCATGAGACAAGGCATCTTTCTGAACATAAG AATATTGCTAGATGCGCAAGATTCAGTCCTGATGGGAGGTTTGTGGTCACTGGAAGTGCAGACACATCAATTAAGCTCTTTGAG ATTTCAAAAATAAAGCAAATGTTGCTTTCAGATGCAAGGGATGGTCCTGTCCGACCTGTCATACGGACATTTTATGACCACATACAA CCAATAAATGATTTGGACTTCCATCCTCAAAATACAATTCTTATATCAGGAGCCAAGGATCATACAATAAA ATTCTTTGACTTTTCCAAAGCTACTGCAAAGAGAGCATTTAGAGTAATCCag GATACTCATAATGTGCGTTCTGTGTCCTTTCATCCTTCTGGGGATTTTCTTCTTGCCG GTACTGATCATCAAATTCCACACTTGTATGATGTCAATACATTTCAATGTTATCTATCAGCTAATGCCCCAGAAATCGGAATTAGTGGAGCCATTAATCAG GTGAGGTATTCATCTACAGGTGGAATGTATGTCACAGCATCTAAAGATGGTGCTATTCGGTTGTGGGACGGGGTAACGGCCAATTGCGTTCGGTCTATTGTCAATGCACATGGAACAGCGGAAGCCACTAGTGTGACTTTTACAAAGGATCAACG GTTTGTGCTCTCCTGTGGGAAAGACTCTTCTGTTAAGCTTTGGGAGGTTAGCAGCGGAAGATTGGTGAAGCAATATCTTGGTGCTACACATGCACAATtgaggtgccag GCTGTTTTCAATGACACTGAAGAATTTGTGCTATCCATAGATGAACAAAGCAATGAG ATTGTTATCTGGGATGCTTTAACAGCGGAGAAAGTGGCGAAGTGGCCGTCCAACCATAATGGTGCACCCCGTTGGATTGAGCACTCACCAACAGAGGCAGCCTTTATTTCGTGTGGGACTGATAGGTCAGTCCGGTTCTGGAAGGAAGCTCTCTAG
- the LOC110599595 gene encoding cleavage stimulation factor subunit 50 isoform X1, which yields MEHTSLEQTLQDGKLHRQLNSLIVAHLRDNNLTQAASAVASATMTPLDVEAPPNKLLELVAKGLAAEKDDVLRGVPSSAIYDLGTLIPAAYGSIPAPRAASVDFSAMQDAKGSSKSFPKHETRHLSEHKNIARCARFSPDGRFVVTGSADTSIKLFEISKIKQMLLSDARDGPVRPVIRTFYDHIQPINDLDFHPQNTILISGAKDHTIKFFDFSKATAKRAFRVIQDTHNVRSVSFHPSGDFLLAGTDHQIPHLYDVNTFQCYLSANAPEIGISGAINQVRYSSTGGMYVTASKDGAIRLWDGVTANCVRSIVNAHGTAEATSVTFTKDQRFVLSCGKDSSVKLWEVSSGRLVKQYLGATHAQLRCQAVFNDTEEFVLSIDEQSNEIVIWDALTAEKVAKWPSNHNGAPRWIEHSPTEAAFISCGTDRSVRFWKEAL from the exons ATGGAACACACTAGCTTGGAGCAGACACTGCAAGATGGGAAGCTCCATCGACAGCTCAATTCCCTCATCGTTGCTCATCTTCGCGACAATAATCTCACCCAG GCTGCAAGTGCAGTTGCATCGGCCACCATGACACCATTGGATGTTGAGGCTCCTCCAAATAAACTTCTTGAGCTGGTTGCAAAG GGTCTTGCAGCAGAAAAAGATGACGTGTTAAGAGGGGTTCCTTCTTCTGCCATATATGATTTGGGCACATTGATTCCTGCAGCATATGGCTCAATCCCAGCTCCCCGTGCTGCATCCGTTGATTTCAG TGCAATGCAAGATGCAAAAGGTTCATCAAAAAGTTTTCCAAAGCATGAGACAAGGCATCTTTCTGAACATAAG AATATTGCTAGATGCGCAAGATTCAGTCCTGATGGGAGGTTTGTGGTCACTGGAAGTGCAGACACATCAATTAAGCTCTTTGAG ATTTCAAAAATAAAGCAAATGTTGCTTTCAGATGCAAGGGATGGTCCTGTCCGACCTGTCATACGGACATTTTATGACCACATACAA CCAATAAATGATTTGGACTTCCATCCTCAAAATACAATTCTTATATCAGGAGCCAAGGATCATACAATAAA ATTCTTTGACTTTTCCAAAGCTACTGCAAAGAGAGCATTTAGAGTAATCCag GATACTCATAATGTGCGTTCTGTGTCCTTTCATCCTTCTGGGGATTTTCTTCTTGCCG GTACTGATCATCAAATTCCACACTTGTATGATGTCAATACATTTCAATGTTATCTATCAGCTAATGCCCCAGAAATCGGAATTAGTGGAGCCATTAATCAG GTGAGGTATTCATCTACAGGTGGAATGTATGTCACAGCATCTAAAGATGGTGCTATTCGGTTGTGGGACGGGGTAACGGCCAATTGCGTTCGGTCTATTGTCAATGCACATGGAACAGCGGAAGCCACTAGTGTGACTTTTACAAAGGATCAACG GTTTGTGCTCTCCTGTGGGAAAGACTCTTCTGTTAAGCTTTGGGAGGTTAGCAGCGGAAGATTGGTGAAGCAATATCTTGGTGCTACACATGCACAATtgaggtgccag GCTGTTTTCAATGACACTGAAGAATTTGTGCTATCCATAGATGAACAAAGCAATGAG ATTGTTATCTGGGATGCTTTAACAGCGGAGAAAGTGGCGAAGTGGCCGTCCAACCATAATGGTGCACCCCGTTGGATTGAGCACTCACCAACAGAGGCAGCCTTTATTTCGTGTGGGACTGATAGGTCAGTCCGGTTCTGGAAGGAAGCTCTCTAG
- the LOC110599594 gene encoding protein COBRA-like, which yields MNLHRQMYSHLSSLTGSIFKLTSLTIFLACLLLCSTFTPTEAYDDIDPNGKVTIKWDVISWTPDGYVAAVTIYNFQQYRQLQGWTLGWKWGKQEVIWSMMGAQTTEQGNCSRFKGNMPHSCKKDPTVVDLLPGTPYNQQIANCCKGGVISSLAQDPANAVSSFQVRVGDAGTSNKTVRTPKRFNLKAAGTRYNCRAARIVRRTKFISADKWGITEALMTWNVSCGYSRFLNPKTPTCCVSLSSYNDTVVGCRTCACGCQNSTDATGSCVNSDAPHLASVVSSGKPETTPLVQCTGHMCPIRVHWHVKLDHKQYWQVEVTVTNFKYKMNYTQWNIVVQHPNSDNLTQLFSFKSLTPYDGLNDTAMLQGVEFYDDLLAQAGPSGNVQAELLFPKDKSAFTFVKGWAFPRRIYFNGDSCLMPTPDAYPLLPNGSFRPIISLLRLVMTFLVYVVFFFAYI from the exons ATGAATCTGCATAGACAAATGTACTCTCACTTGTCATCGCTCACTGGATCCATTTTCAAGCTCACCTCCTTAACCATTTTTCTTGCCTGCTTGCTCTTATGCTCCACTTTCACTCCCACAG AAGCCTATGATGATATTGATCCAAATGGGAAGGTCACTATCAAATGGGACGTAATAAGCTGGACTCCAGATGGCTATGTT GCAGCTGTTACAATATACAACTTCCAGCAATATCGCCAACTTCAAGGTTGGACATTGGGTTGGAAATGGGGAAAACAGGAGGTGATCTGGAGCATGATGGGAGCTCAAACCACAGAGCAAGGGAATTGTTCCAGGTTCAAAGGAAATATGCCGCATAGCTGTAAGAAGGATCCAACTGTCGTGGATTTATTGCCAGGGACACCTTACAACCAGCAGATAGCAAATTGCTGCAAAGGAGGAGTAATAAGCTCTTTGGCACAGGACCCTGCTAATGCAGTAAGCTCCTTCCAAGTCAGAGTAGGTGATGCTGGAACCTCTAACAAAACAGTTAGAACCCCAAAGAGATTCAACTTGAAAGCAGCAGGCACTAGATACAATTGTAGGGCAGCAAGGATTGTTAGACGAACAAAATTTATTTCAGCAGATAAGTGGGGAATTACTGAAGCTTTAA TGACCTGGAATGTTTCTTGTGGATATTCGCGATTCCTGAATCCGAAGACACCCACTTGTTGTGTTTCTCTGTCCTCCTATAATGACACAGTAGTAGGTTGCCGGACTTGTGCCTGTGGCTGTCAAAACAGTACAGATGCAACTGGGAGCTGTGTGAA TTCTGATGCTCCACATTTAGCCTCTGTGGTCAGTTCAGGCAAACCTGAAACTACACCTTTGGTGCAATGTACTGGCCACATGTGTCCAATCCGAGTACATTGGCATGTTAAACTCGATCACAAGCAGTACTGGCAGGTGGAGGTCACAGTTACAAATTTCAAGTACAAAATGAACTACACGCAGTGGAATATAGTTGTGCAACACCCCAACTCCGATAATCTCACCCAGCTTTTCAGCTTTAAATCTCTAACACCTTATGATGGATTAA ATGATACAGCCATGTTACAGGGAGTTGAGTTTTATGATGATTTGCTCGCACAAGCTGGTCCTTCTGGGAATGTACAGGCAGAGCTGCTTTTCCCAAAGGATAAATCAGCTTTCACTTTTGTAaaaggatgggcttttcctagGAGGATTTATTTTAATGGTGATAGTTGTCTGATGCCTACTCCAGATGCCTACCCATTGTTGCCAAATGGCAGTTTCCGTCCAATCATCTCTCTGCTTCGTCTAGTCATGACATTCTTGGTTTATGTTGTCTTCTTTTTTGCATACATATGA
- the LOC110631415 gene encoding COBRA-like protein 4 isoform X3, which yields MSWTPDGYVATVTMSNFQMYRHIMNPGWTLSWSWAKKEVIWSMVGAQATEQGDCSKFKGNIPHCCKKTPTVVDLLPGVPYNQQFTNCCKGGVVAAWGQDPTASVSAFQVSVGLAGTSNKTVKLPKNFTLLGPGPGYTCGPAKVVPSTIFFTPDHRRKTQALMTWNVTCTYSQFLASKNPSCCVSFSSFYNETITPCPSCACGCQNKNNCIMSNSKEAHRKGVNTPKKDNSPLLQCTHHMCPIRVHWHVKINYREYWRAKVAVTNFNYRLNYTQWTLVIQHPNLNNVTQVFSFDYKPLVPYESINDTGMFYGMKYYNDLLMEAGPFGNVQSEVLLRKDKNTFTLKEGWGFPRKVYFNGDECKMPPPDAYPYLPNSAYVNLVAFSTMAAPLVLTLLTIW from the exons ATGTCTTGGACACCAGACGGTTATGTG gctACTGTGACCATGAGCAACTTCCAAATGTACCGGCACATCATGAATCCTGGCTGGACTCTGTCATGGTCATGGGCTAAAAAAGAAGTGATATGGTCAATGGTGGGAGCTCAAGCCACAGAACAAGGAGACTGTTCTAAGTTTAAGGGAAACATACCTCATTGTTGCAAGAAGACTCCAACAGTTGTTGACTTACTCCCTGGAGTCCCTTACAATCAGCAATTCACCAATTGTTGCAAGGGAGGTGTGGTGGCAGCATGGGGGCAGGATCCTACAGCTTCAGTCTCAGCCTTTCAGGTCAGTGTTGGACTTGCAGGTACCTCAAATAAAACAGTGAAACTGCCCAAGAATTTCACTCTGCTTGGTCCGGGACCAGGCTACACCTGTGGCCCTGCAAAGGTCGTGCCATCCACCATCTTCTTCACACCTGATCATAGGCGAAAAACTCAAGCACTGA TGACATGGAATGTAACATGCACTTACTCGCAGTTTCTAGCCTCCAAAAATCCAAGCTGCTGTGTTTCCTTCTCCTCTTTCTACAATGAGACAATCACTCCTTGTCCTTCTTGTGCGTGTGGATGCCAGAACAAGAACAATTGTATTAT gaGTAACTCAAAGGAAGCACATAGAAAGGGAGTAAACACACCAAAGAAGGATAATTCACCACTGCTTCAATGTACACACCATATGTGCCCAATTCGAGTGCATTGGCATGTGAAGATCAACTACAGAGAATACTGGCGTGCAAAGGTTGCTGTTACTAATTTCAACTACAGGTTGAATTACACACAGTGGACACTCGTTATTCAGCATCCCAATCTCAACAATGTCACACAAGTCTTCAGCTTTGATTACAAGCCTCTCGTACCCTATGAATCTATAA ATGATACTGGTATGTTCTATGGGATGAAGTACTACAATGATCTTTTAATGGAAGCTGGACCTTTTGGAAATGTCCAGTCTGAAGTGCTTCTTCGAAAAGACAAGAATACTTTTACACTGAAGGAGGGATGGGGATTTCCCAGGAAAGTTTATTTCAATGGTGATGAATGCAAGATGCCGCCACCAGATGCATACCCATATCTGCCAAATTCTGCCTACGTAAATCTAGTTGCATTTTCAACAATGGCAGCTCCTTTGGTCTTGACGTTGCTTACAATTTGGTGA
- the LOC110631415 gene encoding COBRA-like protein 4 isoform X1: MEENKYSKLSYKVSFHSTKYQPWYLFAQMKFICVVSLVFMMLPNAAAYDPLDPNGNITIKWDVMSWTPDGYVATVTMSNFQMYRHIMNPGWTLSWSWAKKEVIWSMVGAQATEQGDCSKFKGNIPHCCKKTPTVVDLLPGVPYNQQFTNCCKGGVVAAWGQDPTASVSAFQVSVGLAGTSNKTVKLPKNFTLLGPGPGYTCGPAKVVPSTIFFTPDHRRKTQALMTWNVTCTYSQFLASKNPSCCVSFSSFYNETITPCPSCACGCQNKNNCIMSNSKEAHRKGVNTPKKDNSPLLQCTHHMCPIRVHWHVKINYREYWRAKVAVTNFNYRLNYTQWTLVIQHPNLNNVTQVFSFDYKPLVPYESINDTGMFYGMKYYNDLLMEAGPFGNVQSEVLLRKDKNTFTLKEGWGFPRKVYFNGDECKMPPPDAYPYLPNSAYVNLVAFSTMAAPLVLTLLTIW, encoded by the exons atggaagaaaataaatattccaAGCTATCTTACAAAGTTTCTTTCCATTCAACAAAGTATCAGCCATGGTACTTATTTGCTCAAATGAAGTTCATTTGCGTGGTTTCTTTAGTTTTCATGATGTTGCCCAATGCAG CTGCATATGACCCATTGGATCCAAATGGGAACATAACCATCAAATGGGATGTAATGTCTTGGACACCAGACGGTTATGTG gctACTGTGACCATGAGCAACTTCCAAATGTACCGGCACATCATGAATCCTGGCTGGACTCTGTCATGGTCATGGGCTAAAAAAGAAGTGATATGGTCAATGGTGGGAGCTCAAGCCACAGAACAAGGAGACTGTTCTAAGTTTAAGGGAAACATACCTCATTGTTGCAAGAAGACTCCAACAGTTGTTGACTTACTCCCTGGAGTCCCTTACAATCAGCAATTCACCAATTGTTGCAAGGGAGGTGTGGTGGCAGCATGGGGGCAGGATCCTACAGCTTCAGTCTCAGCCTTTCAGGTCAGTGTTGGACTTGCAGGTACCTCAAATAAAACAGTGAAACTGCCCAAGAATTTCACTCTGCTTGGTCCGGGACCAGGCTACACCTGTGGCCCTGCAAAGGTCGTGCCATCCACCATCTTCTTCACACCTGATCATAGGCGAAAAACTCAAGCACTGA TGACATGGAATGTAACATGCACTTACTCGCAGTTTCTAGCCTCCAAAAATCCAAGCTGCTGTGTTTCCTTCTCCTCTTTCTACAATGAGACAATCACTCCTTGTCCTTCTTGTGCGTGTGGATGCCAGAACAAGAACAATTGTATTAT gaGTAACTCAAAGGAAGCACATAGAAAGGGAGTAAACACACCAAAGAAGGATAATTCACCACTGCTTCAATGTACACACCATATGTGCCCAATTCGAGTGCATTGGCATGTGAAGATCAACTACAGAGAATACTGGCGTGCAAAGGTTGCTGTTACTAATTTCAACTACAGGTTGAATTACACACAGTGGACACTCGTTATTCAGCATCCCAATCTCAACAATGTCACACAAGTCTTCAGCTTTGATTACAAGCCTCTCGTACCCTATGAATCTATAA ATGATACTGGTATGTTCTATGGGATGAAGTACTACAATGATCTTTTAATGGAAGCTGGACCTTTTGGAAATGTCCAGTCTGAAGTGCTTCTTCGAAAAGACAAGAATACTTTTACACTGAAGGAGGGATGGGGATTTCCCAGGAAAGTTTATTTCAATGGTGATGAATGCAAGATGCCGCCACCAGATGCATACCCATATCTGCCAAATTCTGCCTACGTAAATCTAGTTGCATTTTCAACAATGGCAGCTCCTTTGGTCTTGACGTTGCTTACAATTTGGTGA
- the LOC110631415 gene encoding COBRA-like protein 4 isoform X2, with amino-acid sequence MPTKFCACGLNLGRTVNFHGCPFDAGDLELLKYVLKKGRIALISAAAYDPLDPNGNITIKWDVMSWTPDGYVATVTMSNFQMYRHIMNPGWTLSWSWAKKEVIWSMVGAQATEQGDCSKFKGNIPHCCKKTPTVVDLLPGVPYNQQFTNCCKGGVVAAWGQDPTASVSAFQVSVGLAGTSNKTVKLPKNFTLLGPGPGYTCGPAKVVPSTIFFTPDHRRKTQALMTWNVTCTYSQFLASKNPSCCVSFSSFYNETITPCPSCACGCQNKNNCIMSNSKEAHRKGVNTPKKDNSPLLQCTHHMCPIRVHWHVKINYREYWRAKVAVTNFNYRLNYTQWTLVIQHPNLNNVTQVFSFDYKPLVPYESINDTGMFYGMKYYNDLLMEAGPFGNVQSEVLLRKDKNTFTLKEGWGFPRKVYFNGDECKMPPPDAYPYLPNSAYVNLVAFSTMAAPLVLTLLTIW; translated from the exons ATGCCTACCAAATTCTGCGCCTGCGGCTTGAATTTGGGTCGCACTGTCAATTTTCATGGCTGCCCTTTTGATGCTGGAGACTTGGAGTTGTTGAAATATGTACTGAAAAAAGGAAGAATAGCTTTAATTTCCGCAG CTGCATATGACCCATTGGATCCAAATGGGAACATAACCATCAAATGGGATGTAATGTCTTGGACACCAGACGGTTATGTG gctACTGTGACCATGAGCAACTTCCAAATGTACCGGCACATCATGAATCCTGGCTGGACTCTGTCATGGTCATGGGCTAAAAAAGAAGTGATATGGTCAATGGTGGGAGCTCAAGCCACAGAACAAGGAGACTGTTCTAAGTTTAAGGGAAACATACCTCATTGTTGCAAGAAGACTCCAACAGTTGTTGACTTACTCCCTGGAGTCCCTTACAATCAGCAATTCACCAATTGTTGCAAGGGAGGTGTGGTGGCAGCATGGGGGCAGGATCCTACAGCTTCAGTCTCAGCCTTTCAGGTCAGTGTTGGACTTGCAGGTACCTCAAATAAAACAGTGAAACTGCCCAAGAATTTCACTCTGCTTGGTCCGGGACCAGGCTACACCTGTGGCCCTGCAAAGGTCGTGCCATCCACCATCTTCTTCACACCTGATCATAGGCGAAAAACTCAAGCACTGA TGACATGGAATGTAACATGCACTTACTCGCAGTTTCTAGCCTCCAAAAATCCAAGCTGCTGTGTTTCCTTCTCCTCTTTCTACAATGAGACAATCACTCCTTGTCCTTCTTGTGCGTGTGGATGCCAGAACAAGAACAATTGTATTAT gaGTAACTCAAAGGAAGCACATAGAAAGGGAGTAAACACACCAAAGAAGGATAATTCACCACTGCTTCAATGTACACACCATATGTGCCCAATTCGAGTGCATTGGCATGTGAAGATCAACTACAGAGAATACTGGCGTGCAAAGGTTGCTGTTACTAATTTCAACTACAGGTTGAATTACACACAGTGGACACTCGTTATTCAGCATCCCAATCTCAACAATGTCACACAAGTCTTCAGCTTTGATTACAAGCCTCTCGTACCCTATGAATCTATAA ATGATACTGGTATGTTCTATGGGATGAAGTACTACAATGATCTTTTAATGGAAGCTGGACCTTTTGGAAATGTCCAGTCTGAAGTGCTTCTTCGAAAAGACAAGAATACTTTTACACTGAAGGAGGGATGGGGATTTCCCAGGAAAGTTTATTTCAATGGTGATGAATGCAAGATGCCGCCACCAGATGCATACCCATATCTGCCAAATTCTGCCTACGTAAATCTAGTTGCATTTTCAACAATGGCAGCTCCTTTGGTCTTGACGTTGCTTACAATTTGGTGA
- the LOC110599596 gene encoding histone H4 has protein sequence MSGRGKGGKGLGKGGAKRHRKVLRDNIQGITKPAIRRLARRGGVKRISGLIYEETRGVLKIFLENVIRDAVTYTEHARRKTVTAMDVVYALKRQGRTLYGFGG, from the coding sequence ATGTCAGGCAGAGGAAAGGGAGGAAAGGGATTGGGAAAGGGAGGTGCCAAGAGGCACAGGAAGGTTCTACGGGATAACATCCAGGGCATCACCAAGCCTGCGATCCGCCGGCTGGCCAGGCGTGGCGGAGTCAAGCGTATCAGCGGTCTCATCTATGAGGAGACTAGAGGCGTCCTCAAGATCTTCCTGGAGAACGTCATTCGTGATGCGGTTACCTACACCGAGCATGCTCGCCGTAAGACCGTTACTGCTATGGATGTTGTGTATGCCTTGAAAAGGCAGGGTAGGACTCTGTATGGTTTTGGTGGTTAG